One segment of Synechococcus sp. A15-24 DNA contains the following:
- a CDS encoding U32 family peptidase: protein MTIPELLSPAGDWDCLKAAVANGADAVYFGVDAFNARQRAENFRIEELVEVMTWLHERQVRGFLTFNVLVFSDELERAAALLLAAQAAGVDALIVQDVGLCCLARTLVPDLALHGSTQMSITSAAGVAQAAALGCERVVLARELALTDLERLQGQLQARHLAMPLEVFVHGALCVAYSGQCLTSESLGQRSANRGECAQACRLPYELIVDGVPRPLGDQRYLLSPQDLSAWPVLPELQRIGIASLKIEGRLKDPSYVAAVTDAYRRGLDRSLNPAEQDDPQRQLELAFSRGLSTGWLQGMNHRRLVHGRWSKKRGPLVGQLLQVDRSGWLQIRSRESLRPGQGLVLERRSTSPLQPPEEVGGRVMVVERLGRERLRLKLGPGRLNLRDLTAGASVWLTSDPSWDSHWQRAAQRPTASQSIGLQLRVRGRLEQPLVLETIEGGTRISSRMPLQAAQQRSLDRHRLEEQLGRLGGSGRVLERLELDLEGDLFLPVAELNRMRRELLEQLQQPPALTPSQGPLQSSAVDVPSVLRQLLPEPSPQSSTDQTGLVVLVRSLAQLEALIPLTNLPIASVVADLEQPRDLREAVAIGRGHWPDGIWLAGARITRPNESWSLEPLIRARPDGYMVRNADQLERLTPLAPCVGDFSLNTANPLSASWYLEHWGLERVTASYDLNLQQLLDLAAGVDPSRIEVTLHQHMPLFHMDHCVFCAFLSDGHDHTDCGRPCEQHTVKLRDRSGVEHPLRADLGCRNTLFNGTAQTGVEGLPALLEIGIRQVRLELLDEDAASTQHRVRLYADALLGHRASRDVWSQEQIHHQLGVTRGSLRVKGPERTSQISR from the coding sequence TTGACCATTCCTGAGCTGCTCTCCCCAGCCGGTGACTGGGACTGCCTCAAGGCCGCCGTCGCCAACGGTGCCGATGCTGTTTATTTCGGTGTCGATGCCTTCAATGCCCGCCAGCGGGCTGAGAACTTCCGCATCGAAGAACTGGTGGAGGTGATGACCTGGCTGCATGAGCGCCAGGTGCGGGGGTTCCTCACCTTCAACGTGCTCGTGTTCAGCGATGAGCTGGAACGCGCTGCTGCGTTGCTGCTTGCGGCGCAGGCCGCCGGGGTGGATGCGCTGATCGTTCAGGACGTGGGTCTTTGTTGTCTGGCTCGAACCCTGGTGCCGGATCTTGCGCTGCATGGCTCCACGCAGATGTCGATCACCAGTGCCGCTGGAGTGGCGCAGGCGGCCGCATTGGGCTGTGAACGGGTCGTTTTGGCCCGGGAACTCGCGCTGACGGATCTTGAGCGCTTGCAGGGGCAGTTGCAGGCCAGGCATCTGGCCATGCCCCTTGAAGTCTTCGTTCACGGTGCTTTGTGTGTGGCTTATTCCGGTCAGTGCCTGACCAGTGAGTCCCTGGGGCAGCGCAGTGCCAACCGCGGTGAATGTGCCCAGGCCTGCCGGCTCCCCTATGAATTGATCGTCGATGGCGTTCCCCGACCCCTAGGTGATCAGCGCTACCTGCTGTCGCCTCAGGACCTTTCGGCCTGGCCTGTGCTGCCCGAGCTGCAGCGGATCGGCATCGCCAGCCTCAAGATCGAAGGGCGTCTGAAGGACCCGTCCTACGTGGCGGCCGTCACGGATGCCTACCGCCGTGGCCTCGATCGGAGCCTCAACCCCGCTGAACAGGACGACCCCCAGCGCCAGTTGGAGCTTGCTTTTTCACGGGGGTTATCCACCGGATGGTTGCAAGGGATGAACCACCGCCGCCTGGTCCACGGCCGTTGGAGCAAGAAGCGCGGTCCATTGGTGGGGCAGCTCTTGCAGGTGGATCGCAGTGGCTGGCTGCAGATCCGCAGCAGGGAGTCCTTGCGACCTGGTCAGGGCTTGGTGTTGGAACGACGGTCCACATCGCCTCTTCAGCCTCCGGAGGAGGTCGGGGGACGGGTGATGGTGGTGGAACGGCTCGGCCGCGAGCGCCTTCGCCTGAAACTTGGCCCGGGTCGTCTCAACCTCCGCGATCTCACGGCCGGTGCGTCGGTCTGGCTCACCAGTGATCCCTCCTGGGACAGCCACTGGCAGCGGGCTGCCCAGCGTCCGACTGCCAGCCAATCCATCGGGCTGCAGCTTCGGGTGCGGGGCCGTCTGGAGCAGCCACTGGTGCTGGAAACAATTGAGGGAGGAACGCGAATCTCCAGCCGCATGCCCTTGCAGGCGGCTCAGCAACGCTCTCTTGATCGCCATCGTCTGGAGGAGCAGCTGGGACGGCTCGGTGGCAGCGGCCGGGTTCTTGAACGCCTGGAGCTGGACTTGGAAGGAGATCTGTTTCTGCCAGTGGCGGAGCTGAATCGGATGCGCCGGGAGCTGCTGGAGCAGCTTCAGCAGCCACCAGCCCTCACGCCATCCCAAGGGCCCCTGCAGAGCTCCGCGGTGGATGTGCCCTCCGTCTTGAGGCAGCTGTTGCCAGAGCCCTCGCCCCAGTCCTCAACGGATCAAACCGGACTCGTCGTGCTGGTGCGGAGCCTGGCGCAGCTGGAGGCGCTGATTCCACTCACCAACCTGCCGATTGCGTCCGTGGTGGCCGATCTGGAGCAGCCCCGCGATCTGCGGGAAGCGGTTGCCATCGGTCGTGGTCATTGGCCCGATGGGATCTGGCTGGCGGGTGCCCGCATCACCCGACCCAATGAGTCCTGGAGCCTGGAACCGTTGATTCGAGCCCGTCCGGACGGCTACATGGTGCGTAATGCCGATCAATTGGAACGCCTCACCCCCTTGGCTCCCTGCGTCGGTGACTTTTCTCTGAACACGGCCAACCCCCTCAGCGCTAGCTGGTATCTGGAGCACTGGGGCCTGGAGCGGGTAACGGCGAGCTACGACCTCAACCTGCAGCAGTTGCTGGATCTGGCCGCTGGCGTGGACCCCTCACGCATCGAGGTGACCCTCCATCAACACATGCCCCTGTTTCACATGGACCACTGCGTGTTCTGCGCCTTCCTTTCCGATGGGCATGACCACACCGATTGCGGTCGCCCTTGTGAGCAGCACACCGTCAAGCTCAGGGATCGCAGCGGCGTTGAGCATCCATTGCGGGCTGATCTCGGCTGTCGCAACACCCTGTTCAACGGCACGGCACAAACCGGTGTGGAGGGTCTGCCGGCACTTCTTGAGATCGGCATCCGTCAGGTCCGCCTCGAGCTGTTGGATGAGGATGCTGCGTCGACGCAGCATCGGGTCAGGCTTTACGCCGATGCGCTTCTGGGCCATCGTGCCTCACGGGACGTGTGGAGTCAGGAACAGATCCATCACCAACTCGGCGTGACCCGGGGGAGCCTGCGTGTCAAGGGTCCTGAACGCACCAGTCAAATCTCACGTTGA
- the rpe gene encoding ribulose-phosphate 3-epimerase: MSTKPLVISPSILSADFSRLGDEVKAVDEAGADWIHVDVMDGRFVPNITIGPLIVEALRPVTQKPLDVHLMIVEPEKYVPDFAKAGADIISVQVEACPHLHRNLAQIKDLGKMAGAVLNPSTPLDTLEYCLELCDLVLIMSVNPGFGGQSFIENQVQKIRDLRRMCDERGLDPWIEVDGGVKAGNAWKVIEAGANAIVSGSGVFNQPDYAEAIKGIRNSSSKEAVLV; this comes from the coding sequence ATGAGCACCAAGCCCCTGGTGATCTCTCCGTCGATCCTGTCGGCTGATTTCTCCCGTCTCGGCGATGAAGTGAAGGCTGTGGATGAAGCCGGCGCGGACTGGATCCATGTGGACGTCATGGATGGACGCTTTGTCCCCAACATCACGATCGGACCCCTGATCGTTGAAGCCCTGCGTCCCGTGACTCAGAAGCCCCTCGACGTTCACCTGATGATCGTTGAGCCGGAAAAATACGTTCCCGATTTCGCCAAGGCCGGCGCCGACATCATCTCGGTTCAGGTGGAAGCTTGCCCTCATCTGCATCGCAACCTTGCCCAGATCAAAGATCTCGGCAAGATGGCTGGTGCTGTGCTGAACCCCAGCACCCCCCTGGACACGCTGGAGTACTGCCTCGAGCTCTGTGATCTGGTGCTGATCATGAGCGTGAACCCCGGCTTCGGTGGTCAGAGCTTCATCGAGAACCAGGTTCAGAAGATCCGCGACCTGCGCCGCATGTGCGACGAGCGGGGCCTGGATCCCTGGATCGAAGTAGATGGTGGCGTCAAAGCAGGCAATGCCTGGAAGGTGATCGAAGCCGGCGCCAACGCCATCGTGTCCGGTTCCGGTGTGTTCAACCAGCCGGACTACGCCGAAGCCATCAAGGGCATTCGCAACAGCAGCAGCAAGGAAGCTGTTCTGGTCTGA
- the typA gene encoding translational GTPase TypA: MSAQHKAIRNIAIIAHVDHGKTTLVDSLLAQSGIFRDNEAVPTCVMDSNDLERERGITILSKNTAVDYNDTRINIVDTPGHADFGGEVERVLGMVDGCLLIVDANEGPMPQTRFVLKKALEQGLRPIVFVNKIDRARVDPETAVDKVLDLFIELGADDDQCDFPYLFGSGLGGFAKPDMKTDSDNMQPLFDAILRHVPPPVGDVEKPLQLQITTLDYSDFLGRIIIGRVHNGVIKQGQSASLIKDDGSIKRGRISKLLGFQGLQRVEIEEASAGDLVAVAGFDDVNIGETIACPDEPTALPLIKVDEPTLQMTFVVNDSPFAGKEGKFVTSRQVRDRLQRELLTNVALRVEDTDSPDRFAVSGRGELHLGILIETMRREGYEFQVSQPQVIFRTIDGTPCEPVETLVMDVPEEAVGGCIEKLGTRKGEMQNMETGQDGRTQLEFIVPSRGLIGFRGEFIRTTRGEGIMSHSFFEYRPMLGEFDTRRNGVLIAFEEGTATFYALKNAEDRGQFFISPGTKVYKGMIIGENNRPQDLEINVCKAKQLTNMRSAGAEELDTLQAPVQMTLERALEYIGPDEMLEVTPESIRLRKLPAKKMAKR, from the coding sequence ATGAGCGCCCAGCACAAGGCGATTCGCAACATCGCGATCATCGCTCACGTTGACCATGGCAAAACGACCCTGGTTGATTCCCTGCTGGCGCAATCAGGCATTTTCCGCGACAACGAAGCGGTGCCCACTTGCGTCATGGACTCCAACGATCTGGAGCGTGAGCGCGGCATCACCATTTTGTCGAAAAACACGGCTGTCGATTACAACGACACCCGCATCAACATTGTTGACACCCCAGGACACGCTGACTTCGGCGGGGAAGTGGAGCGGGTGCTCGGAATGGTGGATGGCTGTCTGCTGATTGTCGACGCCAACGAGGGGCCGATGCCCCAGACGCGATTCGTGCTGAAGAAGGCACTGGAGCAGGGTCTGCGCCCGATCGTGTTCGTCAACAAAATCGACCGTGCTCGGGTGGATCCCGAGACGGCTGTGGACAAGGTGCTTGATCTGTTCATCGAGCTCGGCGCCGATGACGACCAGTGCGATTTCCCTTACCTGTTCGGAAGCGGTCTCGGCGGATTCGCCAAGCCGGACATGAAGACGGACAGCGACAACATGCAGCCGCTGTTTGACGCGATCCTGCGTCACGTTCCGCCCCCGGTCGGTGATGTGGAGAAGCCGCTGCAGCTTCAGATCACCACCCTTGATTACTCCGACTTCCTTGGACGCATCATCATCGGCCGTGTTCATAACGGTGTGATCAAGCAGGGCCAGAGTGCTTCGTTGATCAAGGACGACGGCAGCATCAAGCGTGGCCGCATCAGCAAACTGCTGGGATTCCAAGGCCTGCAGCGGGTTGAGATCGAGGAGGCCAGTGCCGGTGATCTGGTGGCCGTGGCTGGTTTTGACGACGTCAACATCGGTGAGACCATCGCCTGCCCGGATGAGCCCACCGCTCTGCCGTTGATCAAGGTGGATGAGCCAACCCTGCAGATGACCTTTGTGGTCAACGACTCACCCTTCGCCGGAAAGGAGGGCAAGTTCGTGACCAGTCGCCAGGTGCGCGATCGTCTCCAGCGGGAGCTGCTCACTAACGTGGCCCTGCGTGTCGAAGACACCGACTCACCAGATCGCTTCGCCGTCAGTGGCCGTGGCGAGCTGCACCTGGGGATCCTGATCGAGACCATGCGCCGCGAGGGCTACGAGTTCCAGGTGTCGCAGCCACAGGTGATCTTCCGCACCATCGATGGCACTCCCTGCGAACCGGTGGAGACGCTGGTGATGGACGTGCCTGAGGAGGCCGTGGGTGGCTGCATCGAAAAACTGGGCACCCGCAAGGGCGAAATGCAGAACATGGAGACCGGCCAGGACGGTCGGACCCAGCTGGAATTCATCGTTCCGTCCCGTGGTCTGATCGGCTTCCGAGGTGAGTTCATCCGCACCACCCGCGGCGAAGGGATCATGAGCCATTCCTTCTTCGAATACCGCCCGATGCTGGGCGAGTTCGACACGCGTCGGAACGGAGTCTTGATTGCCTTCGAGGAAGGCACCGCCACCTTCTACGCCCTTAAGAACGCCGAGGACCGGGGTCAGTTCTTCATCTCGCCAGGCACCAAGGTGTACAAGGGCATGATCATCGGTGAGAACAACCGCCCGCAGGACCTGGAGATCAACGTCTGCAAGGCCAAGCAGCTCACCAACATGCGTTCCGCCGGTGCAGAGGAACTCGATACCCTTCAAGCACCAGTGCAGATGACGCTTGAGCGGGCTCTGGAGTACATCGGTCCCGATGAGATGCTCGAGGTGACACCCGAATCCATTCGACTGCGCAAGCTGCCGGCCAAGAAGATGGCCAAGCGCTGA
- the glpX gene encoding class II fructose-bisphosphatase yields MDQTLIQEILEVVEQAAIASAKLSGKGLKNEADAAAVEAMRKRMGQIQMQGRIVIGEGERDEAPMLYIGEEVGSGSGPGVDFAVDPCEGTNLCAFNQRGSMAVLAASDRGGLFNAPDFYMKKLAAPPAAKGKVDIRKSATENIKILSECLGLAVDELTIVVMDRARHKDLIAEIRATGARIQPISDGDVQAAIACGFAGTGTHCLMGIGAAPEGVISAAAMRALGGHFQGQLVYDPAVAQTSEWADMTKEGNLARLAEMGITDPDKVYEAEELACGEHVCFAGSGITDGLLFHGVKFERDCTRTSSLVISNLDNTCRFTNTVHIKDGAQSIALS; encoded by the coding sequence GTGGACCAGACCCTGATTCAGGAAATTCTCGAGGTCGTTGAGCAAGCCGCCATCGCCTCCGCCAAGCTCTCCGGCAAAGGCCTCAAGAACGAAGCCGACGCCGCTGCTGTGGAAGCCATGCGCAAGCGCATGGGTCAGATCCAGATGCAGGGCCGCATCGTGATCGGTGAAGGCGAGCGTGACGAAGCCCCGATGCTCTACATCGGTGAGGAAGTGGGCAGTGGCAGCGGACCGGGCGTTGACTTCGCCGTCGACCCTTGCGAAGGCACCAACCTCTGCGCCTTCAATCAGCGCGGCTCCATGGCTGTTCTGGCCGCATCCGACCGCGGTGGCCTGTTCAACGCCCCCGACTTCTACATGAAGAAGCTGGCCGCACCCCCGGCCGCCAAGGGCAAGGTGGACATCCGCAAGTCCGCCACCGAGAACATCAAGATCCTCAGCGAATGCCTCGGCCTTGCTGTTGATGAACTGACCATCGTTGTGATGGATCGTGCCCGTCACAAGGACCTGATCGCTGAGATCCGCGCCACCGGCGCCCGCATCCAGCCGATTTCCGACGGTGACGTTCAGGCTGCGATCGCCTGCGGCTTCGCCGGCACCGGCACCCACTGCCTGATGGGCATCGGCGCTGCTCCCGAAGGTGTGATCTCCGCTGCTGCCATGCGCGCTCTCGGCGGCCACTTCCAGGGCCAGCTGGTGTACGACCCTGCCGTTGCACAGACCTCCGAGTGGGCTGACATGACCAAGGAGGGCAACCTGGCCCGCCTCGCAGAAATGGGCATCACCGACCCCGATAAGGTTTATGAGGCCGAGGAGCTGGCCTGTGGTGAGCACGTTTGTTTCGCTGGCAGCGGTATTACCGATGGCCTGCTGTTCCACGGGGTTAAGTTCGAACGCGATTGCACACGAACCAGCAGCCTGGTGATCAGCAACCTGGACAACACCTGCCGCTTCACCAACACCGTGCACATCAAGGACGGCGCCCAGAGCATCGCTCTGAGCTGA
- a CDS encoding glutamyl-tRNA reductase encodes MHIAVVGLSHRTAPVEIRERLSIPEQTMETSLQSLRGHEQVLEASILSTCNRLEIYTLVRHPDLGVSAVSEFLSDHSGLATGELTPHLFNYHHEDAVDHLMRVAAGLDSLVLGEGQILSQVKKMMRLGQEHKSLGPILNRLLTQAVSTGKKVRSETNLGTGAVSISSAAVELAQLKLGQSRGLDQLVTLESEQIAVVGAGRMSRLLLQHLQAKGASGVVLLNRTVQRAELLAADFPDLPVQCRPLSDLDQCLSTCSLVFTSTAADDPIIDAARLEPLNRRSKLRLIDIGVPRNIAADAAAVDGVESHDVDDLQEVVVRNQEARQAMAREAEQLLQQEAQQFLEWWDSLEAVPTINRLRSSMETIRVEELQKALSRMGPDFSARERKVVEALSKGIINKILHTPVTSLRTPQARQERQQALRTVERLFSLGDD; translated from the coding sequence ATGCACATTGCCGTCGTCGGCCTCAGTCATCGCACGGCACCGGTGGAGATCCGTGAACGGCTCAGCATTCCTGAGCAGACCATGGAGACCTCTCTTCAATCGCTTCGCGGTCATGAGCAGGTGCTGGAGGCTTCCATCCTCAGCACCTGCAATCGCCTTGAGATTTATACGCTTGTTCGTCATCCCGATCTGGGTGTTTCGGCCGTCAGCGAATTTTTAAGCGATCATTCTGGGCTTGCCACCGGGGAACTGACTCCGCATCTGTTCAACTATCACCACGAGGACGCGGTCGATCACCTGATGCGGGTGGCCGCTGGTCTCGACAGCCTTGTCCTGGGCGAAGGCCAGATCCTCTCCCAAGTGAAGAAGATGATGCGCTTGGGGCAGGAACACAAGTCCCTGGGTCCGATCCTCAATCGCCTGCTGACTCAGGCCGTCAGCACCGGTAAAAAGGTCCGAAGCGAAACCAACCTCGGCACCGGTGCGGTCTCGATCAGTTCGGCTGCTGTGGAGTTGGCGCAGCTGAAACTTGGCCAGTCCCGTGGCCTGGATCAGCTTGTCACGCTGGAGAGTGAGCAGATCGCCGTCGTTGGAGCCGGGCGCATGAGTCGCCTGCTGCTGCAGCATCTGCAAGCGAAAGGAGCCTCCGGGGTGGTGTTGCTCAACCGCACTGTTCAACGGGCTGAGCTGCTGGCGGCAGACTTCCCCGACCTACCTGTGCAGTGTCGCCCCCTCTCAGACCTCGACCAGTGTCTGAGCACCTGTTCTCTGGTGTTCACCAGCACGGCTGCAGACGATCCAATCATCGATGCAGCGAGGCTTGAACCCCTCAACCGACGCAGCAAACTGCGGCTGATCGACATCGGTGTGCCCCGCAACATTGCTGCCGATGCTGCCGCTGTGGACGGCGTGGAATCCCACGATGTGGATGACCTTCAGGAGGTCGTGGTCCGCAACCAGGAGGCTCGTCAGGCCATGGCCCGCGAAGCCGAGCAGCTCCTGCAGCAGGAGGCTCAGCAGTTTCTGGAATGGTGGGACAGTCTCGAAGCCGTTCCCACCATCAACCGCCTGCGCTCGTCGATGGAGACCATCCGCGTTGAGGAACTGCAGAAGGCTCTCAGCAGGATGGGACCAGACTTCTCAGCGCGCGAGCGCAAGGTGGTCGAAGCCCTCAGCAAGGGCATCATCAACAAGATCCTGCATACACCGGTCACCTCGCTGCGGACACCTCAAGCCAGACAGGAGCGTCAGCAGGCCCTGCGCACGGTTGAGCGCCTGTTTTCACTGGGGGATGACTGA
- a CDS encoding LptF/LptG family permease, producing the protein MISALNRWCRRIPLLDRWLVGEILAPLLFAVAAFTVVGLSIGVMFELVRRLVEDGLPAWTALQVMLLSLPRFLVLSFPMATLFATLLAYSKLTANSELTALRSVGVSTVRLVVPALVLSALLTGMTLLFNDVIVPQANTQAEVTLQKALGRALATEKGKDIIYSRFGRVTEPGSERSGRGLKQLFYSRRFDKGEMVDVTVLDFSRAGFRQMLVAERALWNEGEAKWEFRDGQILTLNLNGSTTRVDFDRYLYPLSSGPLKVARLPDDANNMTITEAIEAERIEAEAGNLKAARKLQVRIQEKFTFPMACVVFGLIGSSLGSRPGSRTSRSQGFGISILLILGYYALSFSFSSLGVKGVLPAFLAAWLPVLISLGAGTLLLRQASR; encoded by the coding sequence GTGATCTCCGCTCTGAATCGCTGGTGCCGCCGGATTCCTCTGTTGGATCGTTGGCTGGTTGGTGAAATCCTGGCGCCGCTGCTGTTTGCAGTGGCGGCTTTCACGGTGGTGGGGCTCTCCATCGGTGTGATGTTTGAGCTGGTGCGCCGGCTGGTGGAGGACGGTCTACCGGCCTGGACCGCATTACAGGTGATGCTTCTGAGCCTGCCGCGGTTCCTGGTGCTGTCCTTTCCGATGGCCACCTTGTTTGCCACCTTGCTGGCGTACAGCAAGCTGACGGCAAACAGTGAACTCACGGCGTTGCGCAGCGTCGGGGTCAGCACCGTGCGTCTGGTGGTGCCTGCTCTTGTGTTGTCAGCTCTGCTGACGGGCATGACGTTGCTGTTCAACGATGTGATCGTTCCCCAAGCCAACACCCAGGCCGAGGTGACCCTCCAGAAGGCCCTGGGCCGAGCCCTGGCCACGGAGAAGGGCAAGGACATCATTTATTCGCGCTTCGGCCGGGTGACGGAACCGGGTTCCGAGCGCAGCGGCCGGGGGCTGAAGCAGTTGTTTTATTCCCGACGTTTCGACAAGGGGGAGATGGTGGATGTGACGGTGCTGGATTTTTCAAGGGCAGGATTCCGCCAGATGCTGGTGGCAGAGCGGGCTCTCTGGAATGAGGGCGAGGCGAAGTGGGAATTTCGAGACGGTCAGATCCTCACGCTCAACCTCAACGGCAGCACCACTCGCGTCGATTTCGATCGGTACCTCTACCCCTTGAGTTCCGGGCCGCTCAAGGTGGCTCGCTTACCCGACGATGCCAACAACATGACCATCACCGAGGCGATCGAGGCGGAACGCATCGAAGCGGAAGCCGGCAATCTCAAGGCGGCCCGCAAGCTGCAGGTGCGCATCCAGGAGAAGTTCACCTTCCCGATGGCCTGCGTGGTGTTCGGTTTGATCGGAAGCAGTCTCGGCTCTCGGCCAGGTTCGAGAACGAGTCGCAGCCAGGGGTTCGGCATCAGCATCCTGCTGATCCTGGGTTACTACGCCCTCAGCTTCAGCTTCAGTTCCCTCGGGGTGAAGGGCGTTCTGCCGGCGTTTTTGGCGGCCTGGCTGCCGGTGTTGATTTCCCTTGGGGCAGGCACGTTGTTGCTGCGTCAGGCCAGTCGCTGA
- the lptB gene encoding LPS export ABC transporter ATP-binding protein gives MSLSLDTVSISLGGRQLVNQVSLDLSAGEVVGLLGPNGAGKTTTFNLVIGLLRPDAGVISLDGQVVSTLSMPKRARLGLGYLPQEPSVFRQLTVRQNLEIALDQTDLSPQHRRDRRDQLIEDFHLVAFVDRCGYQLSGGERRRCEVARALAVGAEGPCYLLLDEPFAGVDPLAVADLQDLIQGLRSRGMGILVTDHNVRETLAITDRAYILNDGAILASGQSQTVADDPLVRRYYLGEAFQL, from the coding sequence ATGAGCCTCTCGCTGGACACGGTGTCCATCAGCCTCGGTGGCCGGCAGTTGGTCAACCAGGTGAGCCTCGATCTGTCGGCCGGTGAGGTGGTCGGTCTGCTGGGGCCCAACGGTGCTGGTAAGACCACTACGTTCAATCTGGTGATCGGGTTGCTGCGCCCTGATGCCGGAGTGATCAGCCTGGATGGTCAGGTGGTGTCGACCCTGTCGATGCCGAAACGGGCTCGGCTTGGACTTGGTTATCTGCCGCAGGAGCCCAGTGTCTTCCGTCAGTTGACGGTTCGCCAGAATCTCGAGATCGCTCTTGACCAGACGGATCTCAGTCCCCAACACCGTCGTGATCGCCGCGACCAGTTGATCGAGGACTTTCATCTCGTGGCGTTTGTTGACCGCTGCGGATACCAGCTTTCGGGTGGCGAGCGACGCCGCTGTGAAGTGGCCCGGGCCCTGGCCGTGGGAGCCGAAGGCCCCTGCTACCTGCTCCTGGATGAACCCTTCGCAGGGGTGGACCCCCTTGCGGTGGCTGATCTGCAGGATCTGATCCAGGGGCTGCGCTCTCGGGGAATGGGAATCCTGGTCACCGATCACAACGTCCGGGAAACCCTGGCGATCACGGATCGCGCGTACATCCTCAACGACGGCGCGATTCTGGCCAGCGGTCAATCCCAGACCGTGGCCGATGACCCTCTGGTGCGCCGCTACTACCTCGGGGAGGCCTTCCAGCTGTGA
- a CDS encoding DUF309 domain-containing protein: MVEADPRFQEAIRLFNAQEWYAAHDVLEEIWHETADPERRCLQGLLQVAVAQLHLQRDNQRGATILFGEALGRLQRPGTPDLGLDLLALCHCVHRRLVQLQQDGDPESCTVPVLNPSP; the protein is encoded by the coding sequence ATGGTTGAAGCGGATCCCCGCTTCCAGGAGGCCATCCGCTTGTTCAATGCGCAGGAGTGGTACGCCGCCCATGACGTGTTGGAGGAGATCTGGCACGAAACCGCCGATCCGGAACGACGCTGTCTGCAGGGACTTCTGCAGGTGGCCGTCGCTCAGCTCCACTTGCAGCGGGATAACCAGCGCGGGGCAACGATCCTCTTCGGCGAAGCTCTCGGCCGCTTGCAACGACCTGGCACTCCAGATCTGGGCCTTGATCTTCTGGCCTTGTGCCACTGCGTTCATAGGCGGCTGGTGCAGCTGCAGCAAGACGGAGATCCCGAGTCCTGCACTGTCCCTGTGCTGAATCCCAGTCCCTGA
- the ccsB gene encoding c-type cytochrome biogenesis protein CcsB, whose amino-acid sequence MQSLPFDLVTGLGFGAFLLLLLALPLAFWAVSSQARTGIVQLLVALANLLLTAQLVLRWWESGHFPISNLYESLCFLAWACTLTQLLVERSWPSPIVAAAATPMGLGCIAFASFALPDQLQSAAPLVPALRSSWLVMHVSVIMVSYAALLVGSLLSLAVLLTDRGEALELRSSSIGSGGFRQSMRVGSDGVLQLQSIRLSTGEQLDSLSYRTITVGFLMLTVGIVSGAVWANEAWGSYWSWDPKETWALICWLVYASYLHTRLSRGWQGRRPALVAVAGLVVIAVCYIGVNLLGIGLHSYGWFLG is encoded by the coding sequence GTGCAGTCCCTTCCGTTTGATCTTGTGACCGGCCTCGGGTTCGGGGCTTTTCTGCTGTTGTTGCTGGCCCTGCCGCTGGCGTTCTGGGCCGTTTCCTCCCAGGCACGAACGGGCATCGTTCAGCTGCTGGTGGCGCTGGCCAACCTGTTGCTGACAGCCCAGCTGGTGCTGCGCTGGTGGGAATCCGGTCATTTCCCGATCAGCAACCTCTACGAATCCCTCTGTTTTCTGGCCTGGGCCTGCACCCTCACCCAATTGTTGGTGGAGCGCTCCTGGCCTTCTCCGATCGTGGCAGCAGCCGCCACGCCGATGGGGTTGGGCTGCATCGCCTTCGCCAGTTTTGCTTTGCCGGATCAGCTGCAAAGCGCCGCACCCTTGGTGCCAGCCCTTCGCTCCAGCTGGCTTGTGATGCATGTGAGCGTGATAATGGTGAGCTACGCAGCCTTGCTGGTGGGCTCGTTGCTGTCGTTAGCGGTGCTGCTCACCGACAGGGGTGAGGCCCTCGAGCTGCGCAGCAGCTCGATCGGCAGTGGTGGGTTCCGGCAATCGATGCGCGTCGGCAGTGATGGCGTGCTGCAGTTGCAATCGATTCGCCTGAGCACAGGGGAGCAGCTCGACAGCCTCAGCTACCGCACGATCACAGTTGGTTTTCTGATGCTCACCGTTGGCATCGTCAGTGGCGCGGTTTGGGCCAATGAAGCGTGGGGGAGCTACTGGAGCTGGGACCCAAAGGAGACCTGGGCTCTGATCTGCTGGTTGGTCTACGCGTCCTATTTACACACCCGTCTCAGCCGCGGCTGGCAAGGGCGTCGTCCGGCCCTGGTGGCTGTGGCCGGCCTTGTGGTGATAGCAGTTTGCTACATCGGTGTGAACCTTCTCGGCATCGGGCTGCACAGCTACGGCTGGTTTTTAGGGTGA